A window of Deinococcus radiotolerans genomic DNA:
GTGCGCCTCGCCGATGTCACCCTCGGGCGCGGCGCCGCACACGTTGAAGTACCGCAGGATGGTGTAGGGCAGGCCGTGCGCGGTGTGGAAGGCATGGATCATGTGCTCGGTCATGAGTTTCGTCTCGCCGTACACGCTCTCGGGCTGCATGGCGGCGTTCTCGGGGATGGGCACGAGGTCGGTGGTGCCGTACACGGCGGCCGTGGAGGAGAACACCAGCGGAATCTTGCGGGTCTCCACGATGGCCTGGAGGAGGTTCAGACTGCCCACCACGTTGTTGCGGTAGTAGCGGGCCGGGGCGCGCATACTCTCGCCCACCTCGATCAGCGCCGCGAAGTGGATGACGGCGTCGGGCTGGTGGGCGTTCAGCGCGGCGCGTACGGCGTCCGCGTCCAGAAGGTCGCCGCGCACCAGGGGCACGTCGGCGGGGAGGGCCTCGGGGTGTCCGCTCGACAGGTTGTCGAACACGACCACCTCATGCCCGGCGCGGCGCAGCTGCCGCACCGTGTGAGACCCGATGTACCCCGCGCCGCCCACGACCAGAATCTTCATGGGGGTCAGGGTAGCGCGCTTCAGGTGGCGGGCACGCGCGGTCCTCTGGGCGGGGCGGTGGTGCCGCGCACGACCAGCCGGGTAGGCAGCGTGACGGGCGCCGCCTCCTGCCCGTCCAGCAGGGCCAGGAGGGCCGCCCCGACCGCCGCGCCCTTGTCCGGGGTGGGCTGCCACACGGTGGTGAGGTTCAGCGCGCCGGAGCTGGGCAGGTCGTCGTAACCGATCACGCTGAGGTCGCCGGGCACGCGCAGGCCCAGCGTGGCGGCGGCCCGCAGCGCCCCCTGCGCGAGGACGTCACTCATGCACACCACGCCCGTGACCTCCGGGTGGGCGCGCAGCAGGTCCAGGGTCAGGGCCTCGCCGTCGGCGGGGGTGTTCTGCCCGGCCTCCATGAGGTGCAGCGCGGCGTCCGGGTGGGCGGCGGCAGCGGCGCGGTAGCCCCGGATGCGCTGCGCGGTGGTGCGGTACGCAATCTGCGCTTCGCGCGCGGCGCTCACCGGGCCGGGGTGGCGGTCCCCGGCGAGTTCCAGGCACAGGGCGCCCAGCTGCCGGTGGCCCAGGTCGAGCAGGTGCGCGGCGGCCTCCTGCGCGCCCCCGGCGTCATCGATGCCCACGTGCGCGCTGCCGGGCTGGGGGTCCTGATCGACCAGCACGGTGGGCAGCGCGCGGCTCAGCACGGCGCGCAGCAGGGGGCTGTCCTCGGCGGCGCAGTACACGATGAAGCCGTCCACACTGGCGTTGCGTACGGCCAGGGTCGCGTCGGCCTGCGGGTCGTGCGGCGCGGCCAGCAGCAGGACGTTCAGGTCACGGTCCTGAACAGCGCGGGTGACGCTGCCCAGGAACAGCGCGGCGGCCGGGTCGGCGAAGGCGTACTCCAGGGGCGCGTCGTACACGACGCCCAGCACGCCGGTGCGGCCCCGGCGCAGGCTGCGGGCCAGCGGGTCGGGGCCCTGGTAGCCCAGGTCGCGGGCGGCGGCCAGGATGCGCCCCCGCAGGTCCTCGCTGAGCTGGTCCGGGCGGTTGTAGGCGTTGCTGACGGTGGCGACGCTGACGCCCAGCGTGCGCGCCACGTCCCGCAGGGTGGGGCGGCTGGCGGCGCGCGGCCCGGTGGGGGCTGGCTTGGCGGGGGGCATGCCTGAATGGTAGCGTATACCCAGCCGAACTGAATCGTTTCAGTTTCCGAGTTCAACGCCACCCCCCTCCCCCGAGGTTCCGCCCATGACCACCACCGCCGCCCACACCACACCCACCCAGCCCCGCGCGGAAGCCGCCCGCCGCGCCCTGAACACCATCTTCATGGTGAACGGCGCCGTGTTCGCCACCTGGGCCGTGAACATCCCCGGCGTGCGCGACGGCCTGGACCTCACGCCCGCGCAGATCGGCGTGGCGCTGCTCGCCAGCGGCCTGGGC
This region includes:
- a CDS encoding LacI family DNA-binding transcriptional regulator; amino-acid sequence: MPPAKPAPTGPRAASRPTLRDVARTLGVSVATVSNAYNRPDQLSEDLRGRILAAARDLGYQGPDPLARSLRRGRTGVLGVVYDAPLEYAFADPAAALFLGSVTRAVQDRDLNVLLLAAPHDPQADATLAVRNASVDGFIVYCAAEDSPLLRAVLSRALPTVLVDQDPQPGSAHVGIDDAGGAQEAAAHLLDLGHRQLGALCLELAGDRHPGPVSAAREAQIAYRTTAQRIRGYRAAAAAHPDAALHLMEAGQNTPADGEALTLDLLRAHPEVTGVVCMSDVLAQGALRAAATLGLRVPGDLSVIGYDDLPSSGALNLTTVWQPTPDKGAAVGAALLALLDGQEAAPVTLPTRLVVRGTTAPPRGPRVPAT
- the galE gene encoding UDP-glucose 4-epimerase GalE, which produces MKILVVGGAGYIGSHTVRQLRRAGHEVVVFDNLSSGHPEALPADVPLVRGDLLDADAVRAALNAHQPDAVIHFAALIEVGESMRAPARYYRNNVVGSLNLLQAIVETRKIPLVFSSTAAVYGTTDLVPIPENAAMQPESVYGETKLMTEHMIHAFHTAHGLPYTILRYFNVCGAAPEGDIGEAHAGKSHLIELAALTALGQREKMLIFGDDYPTPDGTCIRDYVHVQDLADAHVLAVEALLSGKRSDGTFNVGLGHGFSVKEVLDTVDEVVGTPLNRELAPRRAGDPPRLVADATRIREELGFKPQFTDLKDIVQTAWNWHKGHPHDFKQ